One window of Nocardia nova SH22a genomic DNA carries:
- a CDS encoding maleylpyruvate isomerase family mycothiol-dependent enzyme, translating to MTSEVPESTIPTDLIETVDSATRSLLDAVKTLRDSDIAEPSLLPGWTRGHLLAHLARNADGLVNLLLWARTGIETPQYASQLLRDSDIEEGAPRPLAEQLDDLRASATRFSGMSRAMPPERWEFRVRARTGKELPASVIPWLRLREIEIHRVDLNIGYLPEDWPAPFVARLLPEVARSFHHTASAHRPPDAKPMTHDPDQPPPPSFTLEATDTDFTTTVGPDPTDTISGPAAELLAWLIGRNDGVALKGYLPNLPPWL from the coding sequence GTGACCAGCGAAGTGCCGGAATCGACCATCCCGACAGATCTGATCGAAACCGTCGACTCGGCTACCAGATCCTTGCTCGACGCGGTGAAAACGTTGCGCGACAGCGATATCGCCGAACCGTCGCTGCTACCCGGCTGGACTCGCGGCCATCTGCTGGCCCATCTCGCCCGCAATGCCGACGGCCTGGTGAATCTGCTGCTGTGGGCGCGCACGGGTATCGAAACACCGCAGTACGCAAGCCAACTCCTGCGCGATTCCGATATCGAGGAGGGCGCGCCCCGCCCGCTCGCCGAACAACTCGACGACCTGCGCGCCTCCGCCACCCGCTTCAGCGGAATGTCGCGGGCGATGCCGCCGGAACGCTGGGAATTCCGAGTCCGCGCCCGCACCGGCAAGGAACTACCAGCCTCGGTGATCCCGTGGCTTCGCCTGCGCGAGATAGAGATTCACCGCGTCGACCTGAACATCGGCTACCTCCCCGAGGACTGGCCCGCCCCCTTCGTGGCCCGCCTACTCCCCGAGGTAGCCCGATCCTTCCACCACACCGCCTCGGCCCACCGCCCACCCGACGCCAAACCCATGACCCACGACCCCGACCAACCCCCACCCCCGAGCTTCACCCTCGAAGCCACCGACACCGACTTCACCACCACGGTCGGCCCCGACCCCACCGACACCATCTCCGGCCCCGCCGCGGAACTCCTGGCCTGGTTGATCGGCCGCAACGACGGCGTGGCTCTGAAGGGCTACCTGCCGAACCTGCCGCCCTGGTTGTGA